The stretch of DNA GAGGGTAGGAAAAAGTATAaagttgagcatttttttttggggggggggacggcTTTGGTTTCGCGTCAGCGACACACTCCTCATGTTTAGAagcggaaaaaaaataaacttttcttgtTACCTAATAAAATTAGCATCTAAGTTTTAAGCTTGaccgtgttaaaaataaaaaatacaaattaccaTCTATAACAAGTATTTTGAATCAAGTCTTGCCCGAAACAAGCAGAAAATTCATCGTCTCTTAGCTTTACTGATCGTATCTAGTGATCTCTGGATTTATACCTACTTTTTCGCGACTAAATTTTAGATTAGCagaaaagaaatctgatttgGTTGAAATTCAACACTGGTTGGAACAATAAATTATCTCTGCAGTAGATAATCTTTTGACTTCGAATCACCAACAGGCCAATATTAACAGTACTGTAACTATGGGCATGACGCCTTGCGCTTATCCGGCAGTGAGAGCATGCATATATTGGAAGCTCGTTTGAAATACAGCATAACCCCAAACGTACGCGATTTTCAAGGgactgaaaaaagttatctttaattcaaggatatcgttaaacctAGGATGATATATCAAAAggtacaattttgaattaaaaaaaaatatatcaaattgcaaaagaaaattttcaacataatttGTTTCTGGCCGAGGCGGTTGAATCACAGCTCAACCGCCATTTATCCGGGGCACAAGTACATTTCACTGGCGTGCTAACCAATTTTAGATACCAATATGAAGGAAGTGCCGACttatatgagatatttactgcatCCAGTTTTGTTATGACTATTCTAGACTGACGATCCCAAATAGTGTGAATTTACAACTACTGAATGCGGCAAAGTTTGATAATATACTTATAACTCTTCCTAAGCTCTGACTAAGAGATGATAACTtgtacacttacacacacatatgtcgcatatttatttctATATGTGTGTTTGAAAACCTGTTACACATCATCCAAAGAAGAGGATTTATTGTCCTTTAGATTGTACACATATTATCATTTGTCTGATTTCCTGAAGGGAATTGTATCTTTAACTGAAGTTTTGAGTCTGATGATAACATGTGTGTGagctttttaaaatcagttcatttgcTATTACTTTACAAGACTGAAAGTTATCACAGAAATATTAGAACCTGTGCGgggaaacatttatttcaatagttaattcaaaatcttttttttcttcatcttcttcAGAAGTTAGCGCAGTGGTGGTGCCCAGCCTACGGCAAGGGCAGATTTTAGGGGGATGGTCATGGGGTATGACCATCCCCCTAAACCTTTGACACTATTATACATTCATCATTATTTTAcgtgatcataatttaataattgcatacGAGTTAGATGGATGAAAGTAGCATATCATGAAAATATATCAATACGCATTGTGTTCAGATGCTTCATGAATAAAATTGTcatctttaataatttttagtctattaattatttgtttaagtaaatatttgaaataattcttcctttcattgcttctgatattaattattaaaaaaaattgcagttctaGGTGCCATGTTCTTTGTcgatttgatacattttattgacacccaaacagtgtcagaaatttTTCATTACCAAAACTGAATGTTTTTCAGCATGatcacccctccccctaaaatgtTTGTCTGCATCCTCCCTTGATCTACGGCCCGTGAAGCATATGTGctctgtaaaaagaaatgagtaaggttaccagtattaataggTGTAACGATACAAGAATTATGTTTTTGATTTGGAAGGTTGTCGTAACATAAAAGCATGATCATAAGCAGACTATTCATTAATTATGAgagtgcaaatatatattattaatatataCCTGGGCTTTTACAATGATCTTAAATgaggaatataaaaaatatgaaattcatttataaattaattagttgGTTAAGAACCAacaaattttaagagaaaatattttttttttttgctcttgtgAAATTAATATAGAAATAATTCTGTTCTAAAAGAGACAGCTTTTTTCTTTAGCATTTTGTCTATAGCTTTCTTGGGGAAGGGTGAGATGTAGGATCTTTCGAGAAAACATGAAAAGCACCTTATTGCACCCGATGTTGAAATCGATAAGGAATTCAGTTTGAAAGAAAGGCATGGAGTAGAAAGAGCGAGCGCATTCACAATACACAATAGCTCTTATCAATGGGAGGTCGCTCCTGGGGGATCTTCTACCTCACGTGTGTTTAGCAGGAGAGCTTGTCTCAATGGTCTAAGGTCACCTCTAACTGGTTTGTACTTACAAATATATATGACACAGAGACCTAAATTTAACTCGCGAGAACTCGCGCCGTTATTCGTCACACTAGTACTCGCGCGGGGTCGAAAACGAccccagtatttcttttttttcttccttttaatttttgcacgaattctttattttattttatttgtttatgtttctcCACCAACAGAGACttctacaataattattttttttatttgaaatgcataaagaaagatttttatgAATTGTACTATgcacgaaaaaaaatgttttatatgttaaacaatgcataaaaaatacttttcctaagcttttacaatgtttttaagcatatttatgacacatttttcaacaactttttcaaaacgtttacacatttttattcctatttcagTTAGTATTCAGTTAGCaaaagttgtacaaaaaatataGAATACCTAAAGAAACTTACTTACAGTTGttgcaaacaatattttgatgttcTTTGCATGCATAATTTTTGCACAATACGCAAATCTGTTGAcattttttgtcttcatttcTTGGGCACAAAGCACACCTGAATCGACCCGAAACTTTGGCCTTTTTAGTTGGGGGTTCTTCACTAACAACAcggtttgcttttttttcttcaactaaacacAATGCAagcttttttagaaaatgtcttcgGTTCTTATATTCCACAGGAGGGTCCTTTTTGGACAGCAGTATTATCCGGGCGTTTATAGCAGCAAcattcagaatgcaaaaaaataCTACCATGGGCCATCGATTTGTTATCCTTGCCGTGGTGTAGGATGCCGCCATTTGATCAACAACATCCACTGCGCACTTCGTCatattataaaatgtaattatcTCTGGTTTCTTTTTCTCAGCCGAATCCTCATCAATAGTGTCATCGTTATGCATCGTTGACAATAGTAAAACACATTTTCCTTTCTTTGGAACATATGAGACGATTGTGCAATCTTTTTGGAATCCAAATAATGAAGAATGTATTTCACGTTTCTTCGTATTTACGAATTCAACagggatttcttttttattttttcgcaatgTTCCTACTATTGTAagatttttagaaatcaaatcttTGGCCAAAGGATAACTAGTGTACCAGTTATCTGTGGTAACGTTTCTACCTGTGTTGTACAGTGGCTCTACAAGTCTTTTTACAACGTCAATCGGCTTGTTCGATTTGTTGCTATTTTTACCACAGTAGATTTCCATAGATGAAGTGTAAAAAGTTCTTGCATCGACTAGTGCAAATAGTTTTATTCCATATTTCGCGGGCTTGTTTGGCATATACTGTCTAAAGGCACAGCGACCCCGAAACGGTTCCAGTTTTTCGTCAATGGTCACATATTCCCCTAAAGTGTAATTTTCTTTGCAGTTTGCATCGAaagcttcaaatatttcatttattgcagccagtttattgttttgtttccttGAATCTCTGGTATGTACATCGTCAAAGCGTAAACAtctcatcaaaaaaagaaaacggttGTATGACATTACACAACGAAATATTTCGATTCCGGTTCCGTCAGTAGCCCATAAGTCCCTTACATTTAGATGAGAAGACTTGTGAAGACCTGCTAAATATAATAGGCCAAATAAAGCCTTAATTTCCACCGAATCTGTGCATTTTGCATCCCTGAgtcttgagtaattttttgaaacgtcatgtataaaaatattagtgCATTCAACTATTTGGTTTATCATTTTATCATCGATAAAAACGCTCCAACTCTCAAAGACATCACTAACATTTTTGGCGTTTCCTTTTGGCCCAGGAAGATGCGTAATTATATTTCGAGCTGGAGCACGGACATTAGCTCGGAATTTTGTTTTTTGCCAAATAGTTTTTGCATCTCTTCCAACAAAGGTGTCATCTCTATCGGGATCAGCAGAACTTTCACTTCCTGAAAATTCGCTCTCACTGTCGTGGTCACTGAAGTTTTCTTGATCACTAAAACATTCATCGTCTGGAATGACCTCTTCATCACTCTCCACATCGGCTAATAATTTGCGGAGACGCTCCATCTCTTGCTCATATGGAGTCGGCATGCTttctttgtaataattattacaaatacGATTGAAAAATATGGATTAGAAAGGACAAAACTAAATTATCATGGTAAACCGCACGCGTGTGCACTCAAAATCATGACTAGAAGAAGGATTGCTGAAAACTACTTCcgtttcccaacctttttttctaaattctttgAATGCATTGCACTGGAAATAATTCCAAACACCTGTTCCGTTTCGAGAATTTTACTGACGTCAGTACTCGCGCGGGGTCGAAAAAGACCCCACTCTCAAAACCCCCCTTGTTTACAAGAATTGAAAGGAGATAAGAAAATTCCAACCACACCCACACATCAATCAAGGACACAATCCCAGCTActcagaaaatgatttctttatttgtccatgaaattccaagaaatggaaacaaaaaatggCTGGGGTCGTTTACGACCCCGTGCGAGCTCTCGCGAGTTAATGAACAAAGAGATAGAAAACTATTGTGATTGACCGATAATTGTGAatgatttttgatgttttcaaggcaaatcattaatttaaaaaaaagtgtttaaaagtatcACATTTTAGAACTTACATCCCAACTTTTACATCAATCAGAATGTATCACACAACTTTGTAACGAAttccttacaaaaataaaattgtatgagGCATTCACAATTCCCCAGAATGGATATGTAAATCACGTGATTTTTTGGGTAATATAGATAGTAGAGTGATAATAATAAAATCCCCAATAAATTAGCGAATTTCGTTCTGATAGTTTTCTGCCTTATCTCTATTCAGGTAGTGATTTCgaatcccctcccctcccccctaacCCCCCtaactgacgaacctaccattaccgtaataatgctagatctaagtagttatttgtttttatttcattactccAAAAACATCTAGTTCTTCTGTGATCTTGCCATACATTCACAGTGCATCTTACTATTCCGTCATTCGTGTTTAGTGacgaaagggcataagtccgggacttatgcCCTTACTAACGAAACACTAACTTACactaacgaaaaatgtgacccctcaataaagtgctttgttgtacaaggataGACTTCCCTGCTATACAAGTCGATTTCTCTACATACAAGTATGGTAAAACTAAAACCGCAGcgaaatcaattttgaaaaaaaaaaaaagggacatgccctttctgaaataatcgattccaGTGTAATGTAAATTGTAATGTTAACATTTTCTGTTTGGCGCatccctcaaaatattttttctcgactacagcactgtatatagTGAGATCACATTACAACGAATACTAATAAAACGAAATTTCTGTTTCagcgaaatgattttttaatcccAAGGTAATTGCTGTTAAATTGCTTGAATTAAATTGCTACGAAATTTCCGTTACAGCGAGCAAACACAATGTGTGACTCCTTGAAACACAGGAATATGGTGGTGTACCTAATATAAAAGGTTACTCATGtctctgaggggggggggagagctacGAATCAGTGGGGTAGCGTAGGGGGAGGCAaagggggcactcgccccgggTGGCACTatgctaggggcggcaaattctgtaacactacattaaaattaaaaaagtttttttctaacgGCACTTTGCTATGAATGGCGAATTGTGTCTCACTAAATGAacatcaaaaacgttttttttttattcttcagttCTATATTGTCTCAAGAAATTTTTCTCGTTCAACCACGAGCACGAAATAATGGATACTAACATGCATGTGGATTATTGATCACTGGAGCTGATATAGTAAGACTAGAAGGGAGAGTTCAACCTCGTTCAAGAGGattataaatattacaaaaatcgacaggcagtccggggcggactgggtccccccagagggcgccaaccttgagtaccaaagggtgcaaaaaaaaaaaaaaaagaaaagaacacgAAGGTGCACAGATGGTTAGAAggcgtaaaaaaagaagaaaaaatgaagacGCGCACGTTCGAGGGcgcaatataaatttttttaaaattttgaatattttacatcttgaattcaaattatgtatttcgcaatcaagaTTCACGAGACGCGTAAAATGgtactctgcgttcgaggaggcgtgacgatgtgccttctcgtgaaaaacggactcTGTATGTGTGGTCGTAACTTCAATAAGTATAAATAATTTGGGTAGGTTTGCCACTAAAGGTCTGTGGAGTCGGCTCATGTGCAACATACGATGCTTCgagatgtatatatttttttaaaatttacatttattttattttatttatttatttgcatgttttgtttcaacgtgcacattttttcggacatggaaCTCATTGAAATGAAgccgatattttgatttttcatcgagAAGTGTAATCGAAAGCAAATTGTTTTGacgtaagattatattaaaatgtaaaactcgttttggataataaaattcggttttcattctgtaaaatactaaaaatgtcgtttttcagGTGGGGGGGGCATTTAGCAGGAGAGTGTAAGAggggcggcagaaacctacgctacgccgctgctACGGATACAAACTACCCAATAATATTAATCGATAGATATaaagaaaaaagtcgaaaaatgtaattttacttcACATCTGTCGCTATGCCGCTCATATGTACTTATCAAAATTTCAGGGAGTAATTATAAAAAGCCTATAGCAATTCCATAACTGAATGAGCTAAGGGAATTATTTGTTGCAACATAACCAACTATAAGTTATTTAGAAAGAACTGAAAAAAGGAAGGCgtttccttccaatttcattttttgaattgaaatcaaCTTCAATCTACCTTTGGGAAGGAAGATTTCAGTGGTTCTCTgaggaaatttaaaaagaaaatgaaattagaaattACTTTATCGACACAGATGCTGCGCTTACGAAGAGGAAAGGAGTAGCTAATATTGTGGAGCAAAACACCAAACATAAAcatatcaccaaaagtattgggaaactttgaaaattcacaattttacaaatttctcgaaaaataaaggaccaattgctctatagttttttgcacataaaaagtATTTACTCCGGTTatcattttccaattaaaattaagtctacttaatactcatttaggggaccagcaacaaattgagttAACAAAAAAGGGGGTTTTGATCATCTTTCATtctaaatagctgggaataagctataaatttcagaaataagtaaaagaactatgcagagtttatttttatattctcgtgaaagtatctcttatacgtaaggaagataaaagtatttctttcaaaaatacaattttttttgacgatatttggctcataacatgcagagttttccttcaaacgatactaaactttcagaatgtctgacacagtggcggctcgtgccttaatttggCGGGTGGGCCTGCTCTGTAAAGCTTtcacaataatatttatacagataaaatgaagagagcTAATGTTGAGTAACAATGAAGTAATGCTGAGCAACAAAATATGATCCTTGTGCAGTTTCTTCATTTCGAGCTTCTCTTCAAGCGTCAAAGTTTGAAATTGGTGTTTTACTAAATAATTcacttgattaatattttttttttttcaatttcaaggtaaacaacctaaatttaaagacaacCAACCCATGTAACTAGTAATAAACAACACACAGCATTAATCAAATTACTATTACTGTCTTTATACCAATAACAATCAAGTTGATCGCGCAGTAGTATTAATTTCGATTTAGCTATGCTCCCTTAAACCAAATTACGAAATCGGCAACAATATTTTATCTAGAAACAGTTTCCTTAATTGACAATTTATTCTTCTTGATTATAAAAATCCTTGAATTTTTATTGTGTGAAACCACATTACAATACCTAGGGGCCACATCACATTCAtagttcaattcttttttttttttttttgcatttaaataaaatgtgtaattttttgaaatctttgcaCGCGCTTACTgattaatcaataattttttttaatgccattaaaaaattcaaaacacttaagaatatttcaattttataaaaaattataaggctttttttttttttgttttttgtttttgcagaTATTTCAGAAATCGTTTTTGCTAAATGATCATAATAATCATTTCTTAAAAGCTGTGCATTCGTTTGCTTATCCTATTAAAAATATTCTGtcgttaattatgtaaaaaatcataaaacttccatagtaaattttgtttacaaggataaaaaaaactctcaacattttaataatttataaagtgcttatccaatgcacaattTTGTTAAATAGTATATTGTACTGACAGCAAAACGTATTACTTTGAAGCTGTatcttcaatataaaaaaaaccttaactatttcaataacatggaaacgcacaaaaaaaaaagtttgaactttgagagcttgaatttaaattatgcttttcgcaatcgcAAATTGCGATAAGACCCTAATGCTCGttcggtttcttgtttctactaatagcttttatcgcaaccgtaatttgagttcaagacgtcaaaattcaaatgaatgtcagggGCTGGATGTTGTATGCTGGCTacttttttcatgtaaaaatgatTGTGTGATTTCGAGaagggtcgtttataaataatttgattccgaAGCACATGGACACCTACcctataagcatagaaaaataaaatcaaacgacGGATGTAAtccaacggtcaagtgaaaacaataagcaatttgtgattgcccAAAAAGAAGTTCATCGAGAAAACGCACACCTAGTGTGAGTGACTTAaagccaatatttttaaaaaataattaagctaGTGCGTTGAAATTCCCATGATTTCTGAAACAATATGAAgttttcaaataaacaaaactCAATAGTTCAGTCATTTTTGAGGTAATGTAGCCGCTATGTCTTTTAAGGACTGAAAGCGATGTACCGGGTCTAACAGAAAAAAGTCAAGTTTGTTCCGCGATAGACTACTTtaacatagaaaataaattaatagaggCTATTTTACGATTAGTACTTATTAACTTTAGCCAATTATCAGAACAAATCAGAAAATTGAATAGATCTCACCGAATTGAAGGATTTTTGTAAAACTTTCGGACAAATTCAGAGCTTTTAATTAGTACCTCACTTAAAACCGATCTGTGCTACTCGAAAATAAACTGCCCATTCAGAAATTCAGCTCATATTAGTTccaagcagaaaaataaattaataaaaatctgCATTAGATGCGATAAATCCATAAAATTGTAAATCCCTTTCCGGATTCAAGACAAAAGAGGGACGGAggaaaagaaacctttttttcattCACGTGGGCTCCCTTTTTTCTGCCCTCCGAGCTGTTTTTTCGTACAAGTGACGTACTTAAAATCCTTCCCCCACCTTCTGCTGCCCGTCCATGGGCTAGAGAATTCTTGCCCACGGAGGATTAATTGGGGTGGTGCGTCTTGCGGTTTTGGTTTGTCTGGTAGAGTCGTCGTGATTGGTTAGGAGCGGAGGTGTGGCTGGGGCAAACCAGTCGAAGCCCCAAGCTTGCAAGCACGAACGCTAACAGATGGAAAACTTCTAATATTTTATTAgcgatatgaaaaatgttttagagatttaaaatctgtttcacgCCCCCAATTCTTTGTTTTCAGTTGTTTTTTTAACTGAGATACAAAACGttatttatgaataatttatttttcggtGCAcaatttttctggggggggggggggcaagcccacccggcccatagtgacgagccgccccTGGTCTGACAgcgtacaagagaaacataatataaaacgtgaagcaaaaatattgaaaattcgatgaaataggaacgtttaaagcaattattttttcactgtgcatgcgcgaaagataacaatttataaccTTTATAATTCAAATTCCAGATAGAtcttacaactcataaaaaaattacacttcgatatcattaaaatttaaaaagttatcagtgttcaaatgagccgaatttcaataattcttggctagGCAACGAATGATAAGGGGTAGTTCTCAAACTGGCAAAACTTTCCTCTTATCGTGCAAAATGACTCATGAtaaaaacggattatttgcgaacgatccctcatgcttcgtcgcctatccaagaattcgGCTTATTAGATAGCTGACAACTTTTCAAATTGTAAAGATATCAagtggaattttttcaatagttgaaGGATCTATCTGgaatttggattatgaaagttataattttcttatagttcgtgcatgcacagtgaaaaaataattgctttaaacgttcatatttcatcaaattttcaatacttttacttcaaattttattactatatttctCAAGTATGCTgtgaaatattctgaaagtttagtaacgtttgacggaaaactgcgtgttatgagccgaaaaccgtcaaaaacaatttgtatttttcaaagaaatgcttatatctccgtagtTTCAAGTGATATTttcaccaaaatataaaaatgaattctacatagttatttaacttatttctgaaagttGTAGCGTATTCTAAGCTACAGTAAAAgaagatcaaaaaccttttttttgtttcctcatattgttgctagtcccctaactgaatagacttaatttttattggaaaatgataactggagtatactttttatttgaaaaaaattacacagaaTTAGCTTCTTGTTTCTGGAGAAAtccgtaaaactgaatttttcaaagtttcctaATACCGAATTACTAATtttagtcatatagtgtatgcGCGTGTCGAAGTGTTGATGTGTAATATTATACACACATTGTGTTGAAAAGCATAGTAACACGATGTTGTTTCAGAAGAACGAAGTCAAGCGTTTAAGTATCTGTTTTCAATGCGTTTCAAATTCCTTCTGTTTACACCTTTCTACAACTGACCGTTGAACACGCCCAGGAATGGGGAGCATTGGAAGTCACTCGTGCGAACTAAAAGGCAGGCGTGGTCGAAGATAATCTTGACACTTTTCAGGGGGAGAAGCAGAGTTCCAATATGTGCTGCAGTGAAACTAACGCGCGAAAACCTGCTGCAATATGGCTACAATTTTTCCTTGAATTAGAGCCGCCAAAGtggttaaaaagttgaaaatttttaataaactatcCAGTATTTGAAccttttcgttgaaaaaaaaaaataagtaaaaagaaaatgttttaagctgcttggtgtcagaatgcatatatttataaaaacttcATTTATTGTTCCTTCATCCATATTCAAAGGATAAAAttcatcctcagatattaagtgtaaaaaactaactacccatctaaaacaaacggcAAACCCCGCTGaaacgtcccccatatgaaaaagaataaaataatcgaAAGGGTATcgtttaataaaatgataaaggtaaaaacagtttctTGAATAAGcgaaaactgccccccccccccccgatgaaaaataaacattcttcaactaacaTGAATACACTCTTTTAAAATCAAGAACACTTCTTTGCAATTAAAACTTTCGCCAAATAACcaaaaaacacaataaattacattagcaGTAGCTTTAGAATGCAGTCAGGTaatcccgcaactctattgtttatggtcaaagtcgccaagccaccacgttacgtCATTTaaccgatcagtgagcgaaacgaactccgaccgattagcggtccgatcttttgaacgaaaacttttaaatcccgctCTCTCGCTGATCATTTGTCTCACTTACTATCTTTCCTTGCGTACTTGAATGATCTTCATACAttgctaatttgttctttccgccaaacataaaaatatttcacttcattgatcttttgtgtacagaactaccctgttgtaatttatctaaacgaaaattaaatttgtttcgaCTTTAATTCCaccgtcttttcctttaataatgtactgattagtttcaTAATCCTTAAAGTtttcttgccattggtgccaaaactcggaTGGATTtctgagccgagaaacaaatctttctaggtacggtacttttggttactgaaagaaacccgatttcttccagtacttaactttaaaatagtaTATCATGGGacttaaaatcgttgctttcaagagaaatTAAGgcttcgctctctctctctctacgttttatttattctcaattgacatatcacagtaggaaattcattacaaaaagcagaactgacTCTCTTATTGTTTTGGcaaacgggttaaatatttatttcaattctcgctcaacaatagattaaaataactattaatcatttgggagatataaccatccaatgtttaaattaataaattaagcaacaaaaacgtttccgattcaatccatcgcgcttcaaaacatGTATATGTatctactagccgcctgcggcgaccagctagttcaccttcttacgccattcacctttctatgcaagcagtcACCTagggcggctgtttggctaacttgtcattcacatttttacgccaagattgccgcatttcggcggc from Uloborus diversus isolate 005 chromosome 5, Udiv.v.3.1, whole genome shotgun sequence encodes:
- the LOC129223032 gene encoding piggyBac transposable element-derived protein 4-like encodes the protein MPTPYEQEMERLRKLLADVESDEEVIPDDECFSDQENFSDHDSESEFSGSESSADPDRDDTFVGRDAKTIWQKTKFRANVRAPARNIITHLPGPKGNAKNVSDVFESWSVFIDDKMINQIVECTNIFIHDVSKNYSRLRDAKCTDSVEIKALFGLLYLAGLHKSSHLNVRDLWATDGTGIEIFRCVMSYNRFLFLMRCLRFDDVHTRDSRKQNNKLAAINEIFEAFDANCKENYTLGEYVTIDEKLEPFRGRCAFRQYMPNKPAKYGIKLFALVDARTFYTSSMEIYCGKNSNKSNKPIDVVKRLVEPLYNTGRNVTTDNWYTSYPLAKDLISKNLTIVGTLRKNKKEIPVEFVNTKKREIHSSLFGFQKDCTIVSYVPKKGKCVLLLSTMHNDDTIDEDSAEKKKPEIITFYNMTKCAVDVVDQMAASYTTARITNRWPMVVFFCILNVAAINARIILLSKKDPPVEYKNRRHFLKKLALCLVEEKKANRVVSEEPPTKKAKVSGRFRCALCPRNEDKKCQQICVLCKNYACKEHQNIVCNNCK